The following are encoded together in the Daucus carota subsp. sativus chromosome 5, DH1 v3.0, whole genome shotgun sequence genome:
- the LOC108221473 gene encoding uncharacterized protein LOC108221473 codes for MDQYDNTGLAKLVMLLWSVWKARNMVVWHETYLHVDEVIRTAQFTLDHWMEAQLKNFTPSIAFKHAKDGSERWTKPYMNTIKINVDAALFDDENCFGFGCVARDHSGRLLGAKAVSKIGKTSTDLAEVIVVKEVLSWVKTKQWSKVVVESDCMKVVQALRSSVELTSTFGLVVLDCKQLLQDIANAEICFIRRSANKVVHCLGRQS; via the coding sequence ATGGATCAATATGACAATACAGGACTAGCTAAGTTGGTAATGCTGCTGTGGTCCGTTTGGAAAGCTCGGAATATGGTGGTCTGGCATGAAACATACCTTCATGTCGATGAGGTAATTAGAACTGCTCAGTTTACTCTTGATCATTGGATGGAAGCTCAGCTGAAAAATTTTACTCCATCTATCGCGTTTAAGCATGCGAAGGATGGTAGTGAGCGTTGGACGAAACCATATATGAATACAATCAAGATAAATGTTGATGCAGCCCTTTTCGATGATGAAAACTGTTTTGGGTTTGGGTGTGTTGCTCGTGATCATTCGGGAAGATTGTTAGGAGCTAAGGCAGTAAGCAAAATCGGAAAAACATCCACGGATCTAGCAGAGGTGATAGTTGTTAAGGAAGTTTTGAGCTGGGTCAAAACAAAGCAGTGGAGCAAGGTGGTGGTGGAGTCTGATTGTATGAAAGTGGTGCAAGCTTTACGTAGTTCAGTGGAGTTAACTTCTACATTTGGTCTAGTTGTGTTGGACTGTAAACAGCTCCTACAAGATATTGCAAATGCTGAAATTTGTTTCATTAGACGGTCAGCAAATAAGGTTGTCCATTGTTTAGGAAGGCAGTCTTAA